From Desulfovibrio desulfuricans, a single genomic window includes:
- the lysA gene encoding diaminopimelate decarboxylase, with product MSDIRSTYTDECNFYGRHTPRELAETFGTPLYVYNENVLRQRCRDLMGLSKHPGFGVNYSVKANATPALLRIVREEGLVVDAMSPGELYMDELAGFTPAEILYISNNNSEAELKNAVSRGLLISVDSLSQLDTLGRINKGGKVMVRFNPGIGAGHHAKVITAGKDTKFGVTPDKLDEVFALLEKHDLTLAGINQHIGSLFMEPDGYLDAAEVLLHLADRLPASMLAKLEVIDFGGGFGIPYHKYEGQARLSMADLGERLHALIAGWSEKSGYKGRFLVEPGRYVAAECCVLLGTVFAVKNNGDKRYVGTNLGFNVLVRPAMYDSFHDVEIYGADTQARKNMVQTIVGNICESGDILAKERELPVMCEGDVLGVLDAGAYGFTMGSNYNQRRRPAEVLIQSDGTAKLIRRRETLEDLARCLMD from the coding sequence AGCTGGCTGAAACCTTTGGCACCCCTCTCTATGTATACAATGAGAACGTGCTGCGGCAGCGTTGCCGCGACCTTATGGGGCTTTCCAAACACCCCGGTTTCGGCGTGAACTATTCTGTCAAGGCCAATGCGACCCCCGCCCTGCTGCGCATAGTGCGCGAAGAAGGGCTGGTGGTGGACGCCATGAGCCCCGGCGAACTGTACATGGACGAGCTGGCCGGTTTTACGCCCGCCGAAATTCTGTACATTTCCAACAACAATTCCGAAGCCGAGCTGAAAAACGCGGTTTCGCGCGGGCTGCTTATCAGTGTGGATTCCCTCTCGCAGCTTGATACCCTTGGCCGCATCAACAAGGGCGGCAAGGTCATGGTGCGTTTTAACCCCGGCATTGGCGCAGGCCACCATGCCAAGGTCATCACCGCGGGCAAGGACACCAAGTTCGGCGTCACCCCCGACAAGCTGGACGAGGTTTTTGCCCTGCTTGAAAAGCACGACCTCACGCTGGCTGGCATCAACCAGCACATCGGATCGCTTTTTATGGAACCCGACGGCTACCTTGATGCCGCCGAAGTGCTGCTGCACCTTGCCGACCGCCTGCCCGCCAGCATGCTGGCAAAGCTTGAAGTCATCGACTTTGGCGGCGGCTTTGGCATTCCCTACCACAAGTACGAAGGTCAGGCCCGCCTGAGCATGGCCGACCTTGGCGAACGCCTGCACGCGCTCATTGCGGGCTGGTCTGAAAAATCCGGCTACAAGGGCCGTTTTCTTGTGGAACCGGGCCGCTATGTGGCCGCCGAATGCTGCGTGCTGCTGGGCACCGTATTTGCCGTCAAAAATAATGGCGACAAGCGGTACGTGGGCACCAATCTGGGCTTTAACGTGCTTGTGCGCCCCGCCATGTACGATTCCTTCCACGATGTGGAAATCTACGGGGCCGACACCCAGGCCCGCAAAAACATGGTGCAGACCATTGTGGGCAATATTTGTGAAAGCGGCGATATCCTTGCCAAGGAACGCGAATTGCCCGTTATGTGCGAGGGAGATGTGCTTGGGGTACTTGACGCCGGAGCTTATGGATTTACTATGGGTTCCAACTACAACCAGCGTCGTCGCCCCGCTGAAGTTCTCATTCAAAGCGACGGCACTGCCAAACTTATCCGCCGCCGCGAAACCCTTGAGGATCTTGCGCGCTGCCTGATGGATTAA